atttatggttttttcttgtgtaactagctgatttactcttgcttcgaatcccatcaataatgatttgtaatacttttgaaatagtgaagcgatttgcgtgaaaaacgaaaatgtcAAAATgctgagttagagtagtgttcattggagccatcgaaattataatttgcgtaattattgctCGTAGGTTCTTTCGTGTTAGCCGTCATATCTTAAGGAGAGTGGTGGCAATCACGTTGTTGAAGTCTGTGGACTcgggtgaccacttaacaccagatggtccgctcgtccacctattttaGCAATATCGGGTCGTGGTCGCAACTCTACCGTACAATGAAAACCAAATTTACTAATGAGCAGACCGGTCCGCGGCGCCCCTCCGGCCTGCGCACTTGTCCCTGACCCGCGGCGCCCCCCGGCCCCCGCACCTGTCCCTGACTCGCGGCGCTGCGGGCGGCGGTCTCTTTGTTAGAGTCTTCGTTGTTGGCGACCAAGGGTTCACCGTCGCTCCCGGCGTCCGTCAGCCCGGCCTGACAGTCCACGCTGTCAGTGTTGACTGACGGCGACCTGGGCCTCTTACGTTTCAGTTTCGTCTTCTTTTTAcgaactttgttttttttctctttaattttctttttggtcTTCAGTTCCGCCGGGCGCGCTTCCTCCTGCAATGTTTGAAGATGTTAGTGAAATTGTTAGCGCCCTGGTGCAGCCTCCTCTAAGGACACAGTCTGGATCCTTATAAAAacgtacatatattatatatgaaaGTAAcacaaaattcattatttaatatagtttacTCGAAAACATGAACATGGTATacactctcagacacagcccactgagtttctcgccggatcttctcagtgggtcgcgtttccgatccggtggtagattctgcgaagcacggctcttgctagggttcgtgttagcaacgtcatcaggtttgagccccgtgacctcacctacaaacgttagggttacgctgaaatagcccctaaggctatcagctcaggtaggaaaaaaaaaaaaaaaagaacatggtagggactttttggcggtaatgcgaggagtgaagttgtgtgatttgttttattttgtctatttagtgtttcttcaggtttaaatgtgtaataatggtggtttgttagctgtttaatatctgtgaaagtgcacaaatgtgggaaaatgaaacaaagccactgaacgtaACTACTCAGAATcccccaaaaagtccactgaaaaaatctcagtaaatggccaccattttactgagattatatttcatcccatatcatctcatctcatttcactccatattatcaattttcataaaaataagaatataaattaaaataagacatgacctaaaagtcttagttaccaggtcataaaaccccttaaaaaaatattaacatggaagtatttaaatgttttttatacagctatatttacatacatacttttATGTGTTAAGTCCAATTTAAGTCTTAAACAGAACATATATCCCAAAGACAATAAGTTATTATTACAACAACAGTTTCGAAGTCAGTATAGTACCACATCGACTGCGGGACTGAACAAATACAGGTTTACTCACATCAACTACAAAGTCATTGACAAAGGTCTCTGGTTCGTCATGTTCAACAGGCTCTATTTTGACTTCTAAGTCTGCCTCCTGGATGATGTCTTCGTGCTTCACATCATCAGAGTAGTCGTAGTTGTGTAGACGATAGATTTGCAACTGTGATTGCAGCAAAAACGGGTTTATGTTCTGAAATCGACATCAACAATTTCCATCAGATGCTGCCATATATGAAATCTGTACAAATATTGTGATGAATAGAGTAGATCTTCAGTATTGATattgataatttttaattaataattggaaTCAAGATTGAAACCTTAGGCCCCAATGTAAGTAGGGGTTCTAACAGCACTGCACCACAGAGCCATACAGTGGGAAATTTTTAGTTACATGATACTTTTAATGTGGATTACTCTTAGATTTATAATTTGGTAGGTAGTTTTTGTGAATCCTTAttgtaattatgtaattatctaaaatttgtataacattttttttgtacttaagtttgtatgtcagtctctggtacctatgGCACAGAGAATCCTAATGAAGGGCTGGATGATGATTACAATTTTTTCTCAGTTATTATTAAGATTATTGTTATAGTATTtcatttttcctacctaagtctATAGCCTAGGGGTTATGCAAGCATGAGTAATTATGACATACAATTCTATAGACTTAAGTAGTTCTCGAAATTAAGCCAGATACATTTACAAAACTTGAGCAATGATACAAACATATCGAATACATCTGTGAAAAAATGCtgagtattttaataattattttaacatttagaATTTTGTTATCACATCCCCCATGCAGACCATATTGATACTGTGATTTATACCGACTCCTCAAATGAATCAGAAGTTCATCAGCTAGTCTAAggcagttaaaaatattttaaaatgatagaGCTTGCTCTTGAGAGCTTCGGTACTCGATCAGAGATGTATATATAAAAGGTTTGTTTTGACATTTACAACACTCCCTCTCAAGAAATACTCTTCCAATGTTcagtaaaatacattttacacaCACACAATCATGATTTTTCTCTTTGACACTCAGATCTTCTACTGTCAACATCTAGAGATCATCATAAGCAAAGGAATACCCtgaaaatttcattgaaaaaaaaattgaaaacaaaaaatgtttaaagaaAATACTTCATACAAAATAGATTATCGCTGGTGGCCGACTCGGGACCTTAGCTGTACAACTAAAGGTTCTTAGGGTGTTGATCAAAACTATTTACTACCAAACCATGCACAAACAGAACTATATTGttgtcattttaatattatcaacTGGTTGATTGATCAACTGATCAGCTTGATTACTTACCAACGAGTCCAATCCTTCAGTTAGAAATTTAAAAGCACTTTGAGCTTTCTGTTTGAATATTTCAAATTTGCGTAATAAAGCTTTACACTCCCAGCAGATTCGGAGGCAGATCTCTGACGCATTGACGCTCTGTAAATAACATATATTTGGACACTTTGTTAACGACCATAATAATTTTTGAAATCAAATATGTATTAAAGCAAAACAAACACGCATTTTAACAAATCTAATAAGTAGAACTGTTTGTTGGGATCAATAACTTCGTACGATCTTTAAGTATTGCTGTTTACGTGGTCGCGACAACGTTACTTCTCTTCGTTCATAAAAGTAAAACTTACAGAGCTTTCGTATACAAATTGAATGTAAAATTTACTATAAATCGTATTTTCAATAGAATGCAATACGCGGCCATTGCTCAGGCATGCAGAGCACACGTTAttcattttcttatttaaatttgaagctttctgtgtttatttaataaagctacatcaaagttttcatttaaaaaacaacgatttttaattgtttcattTGTAAACATTTGACAATATTAGGAACGGAGCTTCGCCTCATGAAGGCGTCATTTCGCTTTTGTCAAATTGACGTTTGTGacaatagtgtattttttttctttatggcaATAGTTTTAACTTTATGCCAGTTTCAAGTAAAGGGTACAAAAACTACACGCGAGAGAAATAAACAAAGTCATCTAAAGGAAACAAAGAGATAAGCTagctaaaaacaaaatatagacataaactaaacatattaaatcttaatattattattgattatgaaagaagataataaatacattataatacaataaaggaTAAAGCAAAAGGCAGATTTTAGTCGGAAACGGAACATGTAGTAATTGTAAGGATCCATAAAGGAGGTGCGGTCATATTGggaacaagaaaagaaaatatggtCGAAGTCACATTAATATCTTCTCCGCACTCACAAATATTGCTATCAACAATACGAGGCCTTGCTTAATGATGAGGTGCACATACCTGTCCTAAACGCAATTTAAAATGATAGAAGTGACAATTTTAGAACTTTTAACTTTAAAGAACCATGTTTTACTGGGGATCCTGGGTTGAATTTCAGCATAAAGTTTGCATTTGAACTGGCTGCTTCTCAACCAAATATCATTCCATGACTCCCAAAGGTGGGTTTTGGGCCGAATCATGCCAATAATTCATGTATGGGACTGTCTCCAACCTTAATAGCTTCTTTGGCAAACTGATCGTCTTTCTCATTTTCTTTAATCCCACAGTGACTTGGAATTCATGCAAagataatggtgtaatttcttTGAGAACATATCCAAAGCTTACCTATATCATATCTTATATtcaattttgttataaataaggGTAATGACTAATGATAGAGATTGATGAATGCGGTTAGTGTATTATttgcatagacctatatagtagggacacgacatattgttctatacgtacaattgcttatataaatagcacccattttgaaggcacacacataaacatatatctatctcgttcttcctcagcactttaactcgcaagaaaacaatataacagtatttcagtgcgtacatagaatgaaacatgaatatacgtaaatgtctccatctccgtctaatgaggccgaaaatccgccatgtttagcgcgccaaatgtcattgtcacgtcagttcggccgtctgttttgggttgtacattatttattgactttgatatcgatttaatgtgattgcttatataaaatttctaattttatcatgcttaaaacatacaaaaataataattaaaacatattttataggacctcaagaaagtcgatgccccaaaactattatctatatatatatttaaattcattatggagccctcatccgaaacatagatcatacacttaatatatttaaatccgaaatatcggacaccatttttcggtcggaatctattcatcatgacactaatcataaatacctctttaaaatatgtcatcaaaacatatttagacattctgtttagatatttcgggaaaaaggctaccgacaaaatctcttcggaactatttaaataaaatagttttattccgcagtgagtaaaacactattgtaaattcgttaaatatttattaattaagtgattttagagaggaagttacaaggaatgacgtttgtaatttcattaacgaataaatgttctgtaggtgtttttttttatcaggcggtcccttaataagtttaaaatttgcgtGCGGTGTGGTagtgcggtgcaccttccttgagatgcgctgcggtagtgtgttacggattttagagtcagcaaaacaattaaaatagattgtaatagtctaagaaaaataacgtactcaaaatacgataacattcagcatgctagaaatgggctgatggcactgtactatgccatatctttatgttttgcgacaaacgacaactttataaaatcagtgtagcaaatttaaaaaatcgtcatatcgtttacttggaaaatttgaagcacgaactcgtcagatttcacataatatctaaatcacatcatctttgcacataacaatatagttacttcctattaaagtataaattctacaaatacattcatactcaacaatatttaaaataaaataagccaagaacgtttatcgataaaacctactaacattaaaatcttctgggcagcactaaaaccgccatgttttgtggccagatgacgtcacagtggcacgaattttttgttgacgtttcatttccatacatagacctatatagtagggacacgacatattgttctatacgtacaattgcttatataaatagcacccattttgaaggcacatacataaacatatatctatctcgttcttactcagcactttaactcgcaggaaaacaatataacagtatttcagtgcgtacataaaatgaaacatgaatatacgtaaatatcttcgtctccgtctaatgaggccgaaaatccgccatgtttagcgcgtcaaatgtcattgtcacgtcagttcggccgtctgttttgggttgtacattatttattgactttgatatcgatttaatatgattgattatataaaatttcataatttatcatgcttaaaacatacaaaaataataattaaaacgtattttataggatc
The sequence above is drawn from the Bombyx mori chromosome 11, ASM3026992v2 genome and encodes:
- the LOC101740046 gene encoding zinc finger protein 773 isoform X1, with protein sequence MNNVCSACLSNGRVLHSIENTIYSKFYIQFVYESSSVNASEICLRICWECKALLRKFEIFKQKAQSAFKFLTEGLDSLNINPFLLQSQLQIYRLHNYDYSDDVKHEDIIQEADLEVKIEPVEHDEPETFVNDFVVDEEARPAELKTKKKIKEKKNKVRKKKTKLKRKRPRSPSVNTDSVDCQAGLTDAGSDGEPLVANNEDSNKETAARSAASQGQVRGPGGAAGQGQVRRPEGRRGPVCSLGAGDRPQCAECGKMFSTAKTHRRHIDVVHRGHNKFPCPHCERVYRWNSNLHRHIRSHKAREADELYCVTCDKRYSSIATFRQHLTGSKMHVPVEQFMFVCGECGKRFVSKTNLKDHIDWEHLKRVKFRCKVCDKPFKTHTSLYLHMQNVHTHESRKKSNLCHVCGKRYQNSAKLKSHITALHTSHTPYRCGKCSAAFSWHSSLYRHLKEIHHKIKAPYGVKKTKKSPQVLPAPPPAPAADT